A region from the Caldisericota bacterium genome encodes:
- a CDS encoding YbjQ family protein: MIVATMDYVPGKKVKEILGIATGNVVKTKNIGRDIMAGLKNLAGGEIGEYIELLKDSRDEAIAKMIKNAEELGADAIINVRLATSSVMQGAAELLAYGTAVKLENEK, encoded by the coding sequence ATGATTGTAGCAACAATGGATTATGTACCAGGAAAAAAAGTAAAAGAAATTTTAGGTATTGCAACAGGCAATGTAGTAAAAACGAAGAACATTGGGAGAGACATCATGGCAGGATTGAAAAATCTTGCAGGCGGAGAAATTGGTGAATATATAGAACTCTTAAAGGATTCAAGAGATGAAGCCATAGCAAAAATGATAAAAAACGCTGAAGAGCTCGGCGCAGATGCAATAATTAACGTAAGGCTTGCCACATCTTCTGTAATGCAAGGAGCAGCAGAACTGCTTGCTTATGGAACAGCAGTAAAGCTTGAAAATGAAAAATGA
- a CDS encoding DUF1659 domain-containing protein, producing the protein MIVVEQEGSLQFTFDDGTGETRKESIRGIKPAALDQDVYDCGVAISGLIVDATVGLRRSLLKDYEG; encoded by the coding sequence ATGATTGTAGTAGAACAAGAAGGTAGTTTGCAGTTCACATTTGACGATGGAACTGGCGAGACAAGAAAAGAGAGCATAAGAGGGATAAAGCCAGCTGCGCTTGACCAGGATGTTTATGATTGCGGAGTTGCTATTTCCGGGCTTATCGTTGACGCCACAGTAGGACTCAGGCGTTCTCTTCTCAAGGATTACGAAGGATAA
- a CDS encoding YvrJ family protein, with product MSYTDILRAVADVGFPVVVSIYLLMVFGNKIDKLSRAVDNLSKYIDALLRTQGK from the coding sequence ATGAGCTACACGGATATATTAAGAGCAGTTGCTGATGTTGGTTTCCCCGTTGTCGTGTCTATTTACCTTTTAATGGTGTTCGGGAATAAAATAGATAAACTCTCAAGAGCGGTAGACAACCTTTCCAAATACATTGACGCGCTGCTCAGGACACAGGGAAAGTGA
- a CDS encoding ABC transporter permease subunit — MWPLIKKELKENLTKFIIMFLVMFGTAFFLIPYGYNMISQIPSELFNNPAVPGWLTNQLNTMLPNLKYIDFFIFSQWFGKNLLQFAIFFGIIMSIGTIAGETERKSSVFLFSRPVTRKSILLSKVIVVFAFLIISIVIPTYLLPILSNNIPLNVNMRLLNIGLLYAAIGTLATAAISILFSTLINDRLKATFAAFAAIIITIPIASIKGMHWINIANLYVSTKFFQTGTIYFPPLICGIGIIIVSLAASYSILKKKEF, encoded by the coding sequence ATGTGGCCACTCATTAAAAAAGAACTTAAAGAAAATCTAACAAAATTTATTATAATGTTCCTTGTTATGTTTGGAACAGCATTTTTTCTTATTCCATACGGCTATAACATGATTTCGCAGATCCCCAGTGAATTATTCAATAATCCTGCTGTTCCAGGATGGTTAACAAACCAATTAAATACAATGCTGCCAAATCTTAAATACATAGACTTCTTCATCTTTTCCCAGTGGTTTGGTAAAAACTTATTGCAATTTGCTATATTTTTTGGCATCATTATGTCAATCGGAACTATCGCCGGCGAAACAGAACGAAAGAGCAGTGTTTTCCTGTTTTCGCGCCCTGTCACAAGAAAATCAATTTTACTATCAAAAGTTATTGTTGTATTTGCATTTTTAATAATAAGTATTGTTATTCCCACATATCTCCTCCCAATTCTTTCAAATAACATTCCATTAAACGTTAATATGCGTCTTCTTAATATAGGACTTTTATATGCCGCGATAGGCACACTTGCCACGGCTGCCATTTCTATTCTCTTTTCCACTCTTATCAACGACCGCTTAAAAGCAACATTTGCAGCATTTGCAGCTATTATTATAACCATACCCATCGCATCCATCAAAGGAATGCATTGGATAAACATAGCAAACTTGTACGTTAGTACAAAATTTTTTCAAACGGGAACAATCTATTTTCCTCCACTTATTTGTGGAATTGGTATAATTATTGTTTCTCTTGCCGCATCTTACTCCATTTTAAAAAAGAAAGAATTTTAA
- a CDS encoding SMC-Scp complex subunit ScpB: protein MKKEEYLLAIESILFVSGKPITIGKLRETFGISADAILEILLDLEKQYENKGINVVLTKRGYTLIPNEKYKRFYSKFMKIKKSTLSKEALEVIAILINSGKATKEKIDKLRGVNSTRMVNTLLKKGLIKKGINNNIVYYSVTDFFIKNINPEMRGKLFNKSLFKKEEK from the coding sequence ATGAAAAAAGAAGAATACCTCTTAGCAATTGAGTCGATTTTATTTGTTTCCGGGAAGCCCATTACCATAGGAAAATTAAGGGAAACATTTGGAATCAGTGCAGACGCCATACTGGAAATCCTTCTTGATCTTGAAAAACAATATGAGAACAAGGGGATCAATGTAGTGTTAACCAAAAGGGGTTATACGCTAATTCCAAATGAAAAATACAAACGGTTCTATTCAAAATTTATGAAAATAAAAAAATCTACCCTTTCAAAAGAAGCACTGGAGGTCATAGCAATTTTGATTAACAGCGGAAAGGCAACAAAAGAGAAAATTGATAAATTAAGAGGCGTTAACAGCACAAGGATGGTAAATACGCTTCTGAAAAAAGGACTGATAAAGAAAGGGATTAACAACAATATCGTTTATTACAGCGTCACAGACTTTTTCATAAAAAATATAAATCCAGAAATGCGAGGAAAGCTATTTAACAAAAGCCTTTTTAAGAAAGAAGAAAAATAG
- a CDS encoding YhfC family glutamic-type intramembrane protease codes for MLVVFYRKDKILSGASAGAGFGFIEATFLLGSVASFSIIAIVERLFAIIFHISSTSLIMYGATRKKFFLYYLIISLVHTVGDTIAVMYQMHRISLVPTEVFVAIVASILFIISIYLHKKRLRTTII; via the coding sequence ATGCTTGTCGTATTTTACCGTAAGGATAAAATTCTTTCAGGTGCATCTGCCGGTGCGGGATTTGGATTTATTGAAGCTACATTTTTACTGGGCTCTGTTGCCTCTTTTTCTATTATAGCAATAGTAGAAAGACTATTTGCCATTATATTTCACATATCTTCAACAAGTCTCATAATGTATGGAGCAACAAGGAAAAAGTTCTTTCTTTACTATCTTATTATCTCTCTTGTTCATACTGTGGGGGATACCATAGCTGTAATGTATCAGATGCATAGAATTTCTCTTGTTCCTACGGAGGTATTCGTTGCTATTGTTGCCTCTATACTATTTATTATTTCTATCTACTTACACAAAAAGCGATTGCGGACAACAATTATTTAG
- a CDS encoding site-2 protease family protein, translated as MFEFSTDYWIKLLLFTLPAVLVVLTLHEIGHAYSAYKLGDTTAKRMGRLSLNPLRHIDPIGMITLILFRFGWGKPVPVDFFALRELRSGMVIVSLAGPVMNFITALILSPIYKWAVNSSIMLTSFSYIVILLQYIIVYSIFLGMFNLIPIPPLDGSKVLFAFTKRPQRYLLDESINLYGMFLLIILIFLRIPFNLLNKIILPVINLLL; from the coding sequence ATGTTTGAATTTAGTACAGATTATTGGATTAAGTTGTTACTTTTCACGCTGCCAGCTGTTTTAGTTGTTTTAACGCTGCACGAAATTGGCCACGCGTACTCAGCATATAAATTGGGTGACACAACAGCAAAGCGAATGGGTAGGTTAAGCTTAAACCCCTTGCGTCATATAGACCCTATCGGCATGATTACCCTCATCCTATTTAGATTCGGCTGGGGGAAACCAGTCCCCGTGGACTTTTTTGCGCTAAGAGAACTACGCTCAGGGATGGTAATTGTTTCGCTTGCAGGCCCGGTAATGAATTTTATTACGGCACTTATTCTTTCTCCCATATATAAATGGGCAGTAAATTCTTCCATTATGCTTACAAGTTTTAGCTATATTGTTATCCTGCTACAGTACATCATCGTTTACAGTATATTCCTTGGCATGTTTAATCTTATCCCCATCCCGCCACTGGATGGCTCAAAAGTATTATTTGCTTTTACTAAAAGACCTCAACGTTATCTTTTAGATGAATCAATAAACTTATACGGAATGTTTCTTCTTATTATTTTAATATTTTTGAGAATTCCTTTTAATCTTCTAAATAAGATTATTTTACCAGTGATAAATTTGCTGTTATAG
- a CDS encoding PspC domain-containing protein, translating into MKSYNNPEKEAVGVCVRCGKAIGPDEAVTIKGKLYCKECAGKIGGQKRLYRSRKDRMLFGVCGGLAEYIGIDPTIIRVLWVIISLIYGSGILIYIVLTLIVPKEPLN; encoded by the coding sequence ATGAAAAGCTATAATAATCCCGAAAAAGAAGCAGTCGGAGTATGTGTACGTTGCGGGAAGGCAATTGGGCCGGACGAAGCAGTAACAATTAAAGGGAAACTTTATTGCAAGGAATGTGCAGGAAAAATAGGCGGGCAAAAAAGATTGTATCGATCAAGGAAAGACCGAATGCTTTTTGGTGTTTGCGGCGGGCTGGCAGAATATATTGGAATTGATCCGACCATTATCCGCGTTCTGTGGGTTATAATTTCTTTAATTTATGGATCTGGCATTTTAATTTACATTGTTCTTACCTTAATTGTGCCGAAAGAGCCTTTAAATTAA
- a CDS encoding PspC domain-containing protein, with the protein MKKDTGKAKKETVGVCARCGKTVYFDEAIIIDEKLYCKECAEKIKMEEERSKQLHKSTKNRMLGGVCGGLGEYFNIDPTIIRVIFVVLLFIPNLRFWFMPLIYLLLWIIMPEE; encoded by the coding sequence ATGAAAAAAGACACCGGCAAAGCAAAAAAAGAAACAGTCGGCGTATGTGCGCGCTGTGGCAAAACAGTTTATTTTGACGAAGCAATTATCATTGATGAAAAACTTTACTGTAAAGAGTGTGCGGAAAAGATAAAAATGGAAGAAGAGCGGTCAAAACAATTACATAAATCAACTAAAAACAGGATGCTTGGGGGTGTTTGCGGTGGGCTTGGCGAATATTTTAACATCGATCCGACCATAATAAGGGTTATTTTTGTAGTATTGCTTTTTATCCCGAATCTACGGTTCTGGTTTATGCCGCTTATCTATCTCTTACTCTGGATTATTATGCCTGAGGAATAG
- a CDS encoding alanine--glyoxylate aminotransferase family protein, with translation MEELLLIPGPTPVSKDVLKALSQNTISHTDERFVEVFLKALNKMKPLFGTRDGQIFIIAGSGTLGMEIALTNILEENENILVVSHGYFGDRFVEIGKTLGLNVDLLKSKAGMHINSSFLANYLTKKKYKAVTFTHVDTSTGVMTNMKETSKIIKEVSPDTLTVLDGVCATGGIPEKMDEWGIDVLFTGSQKAIAVPPGLTMLAFSARAISARKEMKKMRTYYADILRWVQVMENPHKYFATPAVNMIFALEKSLDDILRQGLDKYHEKHRILASLVRTGMKTFGFKNMAAADIAAPTLSVFIYPPGIDDAGFRSLLKEKGVTVAGAIGELKGKCFRMGHMGSVTEEDILHALNHIGQVIKEEYM, from the coding sequence ATGGAAGAACTGTTACTTATCCCAGGTCCTACACCGGTAAGCAAAGATGTACTTAAAGCTCTATCCCAAAATACGATTTCGCACACGGATGAGCGTTTTGTCGAAGTTTTTTTAAAGGCCTTAAACAAAATGAAACCACTTTTTGGGACACGAGACGGGCAGATATTTATTATTGCGGGTTCCGGTACGCTTGGGATGGAAATAGCGCTCACAAATATTTTGGAAGAAAATGAAAATATTCTTGTTGTTTCTCACGGTTATTTTGGAGACCGTTTCGTTGAAATAGGGAAAACATTAGGATTAAATGTTGATTTATTAAAAAGCAAAGCCGGAATGCATATTAATTCTTCTTTTCTTGCTAATTACCTTACCAAAAAGAAATATAAGGCAGTAACGTTTACCCATGTTGATACCTCAACGGGCGTGATGACAAATATGAAAGAAACGAGCAAGATTATCAAAGAAGTCTCGCCCGATACGTTAACTGTTTTGGATGGGGTGTGCGCTACCGGCGGCATTCCTGAAAAAATGGACGAATGGGGGATTGATGTTTTATTCACCGGTTCTCAAAAAGCAATTGCTGTTCCCCCAGGGCTTACCATGCTTGCTTTTTCAGCGCGGGCAATTTCAGCGCGAAAGGAAATGAAAAAAATGAGAACCTACTATGCCGACATACTTAGATGGGTACAGGTTATGGAAAATCCGCATAAGTACTTTGCCACGCCGGCAGTAAATATGATTTTTGCTCTTGAAAAATCTCTTGATGACATTTTGCGGCAAGGTTTAGACAAATATCATGAAAAACATAGAATACTTGCCAGCTTAGTAAGAACTGGTATGAAGACATTTGGATTTAAAAACATGGCTGCTGCTGACATTGCAGCGCCTACTCTTTCAGTATTTATCTATCCGCCAGGCATTGACGATGCAGGATTCAGATCTTTGCTTAAAGAAAAAGGTGTTACAGTTGCGGGAGCAATTGGTGAATTAAAAGGAAAATGTTTTAGGATGGGGCATATGGGGAGCGTTACCGAGGAAGATATACTCCATGCCTTAAATCACATTGGCCAGGTCATAAAAGAAGAATATATGTAG
- a CDS encoding ABC transporter ATP-binding protein, translating to MNVIELNNVSKSFGTVQALNNLTLTVPEGSIFGFLGPNGAGKTTTIKILLRLIKEDSGTINLFGEKIDIESTIKRKRIGFVPEEFSLYNYMTGWGILHFNAGLFGKKNLVKIDELQDTFHLPLQEKISTYSRGMKKALSLYIALSTEPELLILDEPTDGLDPVVRKRLLDFLIKEVVEKNITIFFSSHILSEIEKICDTVAIIKRGKMIVQEELDKIKENANLITVRFSSQIDTNKLEGKGITSISKIDESTFDLRLFKDSSAIVKKIEDAGGEVIRKIPLSFEDIFMHFMEEKNVATH from the coding sequence ATGAATGTAATTGAGCTGAACAATGTTAGTAAATCCTTTGGTACAGTTCAGGCACTTAATAACTTAACCCTCACTGTACCAGAGGGTAGTATTTTTGGATTTTTAGGCCCAAACGGAGCAGGGAAAACTACCACGATCAAGATTTTGCTCAGATTAATAAAAGAGGACAGTGGCACTATAAATCTTTTTGGAGAAAAAATTGACATAGAAAGCACAATAAAACGAAAAAGAATAGGATTTGTCCCGGAAGAATTTTCATTGTATAACTATATGACCGGATGGGGAATACTACACTTTAATGCGGGGCTTTTCGGGAAAAAGAACCTTGTTAAAATAGACGAACTACAAGATACATTCCATTTGCCTTTGCAAGAAAAAATATCCACCTACTCTAGAGGAATGAAAAAAGCACTTTCTCTTTATATAGCATTGTCAACAGAGCCGGAACTTTTGATTCTGGACGAACCTACTGATGGCCTGGATCCTGTTGTAAGAAAACGTCTGTTAGATTTTTTGATAAAAGAAGTTGTTGAAAAAAATATTACAATTTTTTTCAGTTCCCACATCTTAAGCGAGATAGAAAAAATATGTGATACGGTAGCAATAATAAAAAGGGGTAAAATGATAGTGCAAGAAGAGCTGGACAAAATAAAAGAAAATGCCAATCTTATTACTGTGCGCTTTTCATCTCAAATAGATACCAATAAACTTGAAGGTAAAGGAATAACAAGTATAAGTAAGATTGATGAATCTACGTTTGATCTGAGGCTTTTTAAAGATTCTAGCGCAATAGTAAAAAAGATAGAGGATGCAGGAGGAGAAGTTATCCGTAAAATTCCGCTTTCTTTTGAAGATATCTTTATGCATTTTATGGAGGAAAAAAATGTGGCCACTCATTAA
- a CDS encoding N-acetylmuramoyl-L-alanine amidase: MRGIRYIILHHSATDYQANKEDIDGKQVGRVICERAKERWKDKYLNYRCDYHFLIGHTGKVFTGQPIENSSWHCTNYEANLISIGICFLGNFERITMPIEQFNTGVKLVKSLMEQYDIPLKNILRHKDVISDITHHSNSTLCPGKNFPYLELLDALRDGEPFFDIGEDYKYIKEIKYLKEKGIIKGDGKGYFNPDESITREEVALVAYRIVKLLLK, encoded by the coding sequence GTGAGAGGCATACGATACATCATACTGCACCACTCAGCCACTGATTATCAAGCAAACAAAGAAGATATAGATGGCAAACAGGTAGGTAGAGTAATATGTGAAAGAGCAAAGGAACGCTGGAAAGATAAATACCTTAATTACAGATGCGATTATCACTTTCTCATAGGGCATACGGGTAAAGTATTTACAGGGCAACCAATTGAAAACTCTTCCTGGCACTGCACTAATTACGAAGCAAACCTCATAAGCATCGGTATATGCTTCTTAGGAAACTTTGAAAGAATAACAATGCCAATAGAGCAGTTCAATACCGGCGTAAAACTTGTTAAAAGCTTAATGGAACAATACGATATCCCCCTTAAAAACATCCTGAGGCATAAAGATGTTATTTCTGATATCACTCATCACTCAAACTCTACTCTCTGCCCCGGTAAAAACTTTCCCTATCTAGAACTGCTTGATGCCCTCCGTGACGGTGAACCGTTTTTTGACATTGGAGAAGATTACAAATATATAAAAGAGATAAAATACCTCAAAGAAAAAGGGATAATCAAAGGTGACGGCAAAGGATACTTCAACCCAGATGAAAGCATAACACGAGAAGAAGTTGCACTTGTTGCGTATAGGATAGTAAAACTACTTTTAAAATAA
- a CDS encoding DUF2148 domain-containing protein, translating to MIKINPEDEQHILLNAAEQLCVAARTAPKAYGKDSIVTGIVYGEELKKLREEMIKIGKEKNLNFLIRDAGNIEGKVVVLIGTRLKKNQSLFCISRDEKEGKCIDSAVDMGIAIGSAVSTATQLKVDNRIMLSIGLAALNLNLLKEDVKMIYGIPISISGKNPFFDRG from the coding sequence TTGATAAAAATAAATCCTGAAGATGAACAGCATATTTTGTTGAATGCTGCAGAACAGCTGTGCGTTGCTGCAAGGACGGCACCAAAGGCGTACGGTAAAGATTCAATTGTTACGGGAATAGTATATGGGGAAGAGCTTAAAAAGCTACGGGAAGAAATGATAAAAATAGGCAAAGAAAAAAATCTCAATTTTTTAATCAGAGACGCAGGAAACATTGAGGGCAAAGTAGTTGTTTTGATAGGAACCAGGTTGAAAAAGAATCAATCTTTATTTTGTATCTCCCGTGACGAAAAGGAGGGGAAATGTATTGACTCTGCTGTTGATATGGGCATTGCAATAGGTTCTGCCGTTTCAACTGCAACGCAGCTTAAAGTTGACAACAGAATAATGCTCAGCATCGGGCTTGCTGCACTTAATCTTAATTTACTTAAAGAAGACGTGAAGATGATATACGGTATTCCGATTAGCATTTCGGGTAAAAATCCATTTTTTGATAGGGGGTAA
- a CDS encoding DUF2922 domain-containing protein yields MALENTTKKTIQMSFMTENGKTYRMEFNNPKATLTTTDVQTVMQMIIDRNIILTTNGALVSIKDGGVVDRTYTDLIP; encoded by the coding sequence ATGGCATTAGAAAACACAACTAAAAAGACAATCCAGATGTCATTTATGACAGAGAACGGCAAGACGTACAGAATGGAATTTAACAATCCCAAAGCTACTCTCACGACAACAGATGTGCAGACTGTTATGCAGATGATTATCGACAGGAACATCATACTGACAACGAACGGAGCACTTGTGAGCATTAAAGACGGCGGAGTAGTAGACAGAACTTACACTGACCTCATTCCGTAG
- a CDS encoding GntR family transcriptional regulator codes for MMKFYINPYKGMPIYRQIVGEVKIGIAKGLLKRGERLPPIREMAIKLSVNPNTVAKAYRELERENIVETIVGRGTFIKK; via the coding sequence ATGATGAAGTTTTATATAAACCCGTATAAGGGTATGCCTATATATAGGCAGATAGTGGGTGAGGTAAAAATAGGTATTGCAAAAGGACTGCTTAAAAGAGGAGAAAGGCTTCCTCCAATAAGAGAAATGGCTATTAAGCTCTCAGTAAATCCGAATACTGTTGCAAAAGCATACAGGGAGCTTGAAAGAGAAAATATTGTAGAAACAATTGTAGGAAGAGGAACATTCATAAAAAAATGA
- a CDS encoding ankyrin repeat domain-containing protein — translation MGLNFFKKAGAKKQAAKLNESLLNAAKNGNIAGVKEALENGANVNTKDNKGMTPLMYTSVNGQTAAVKLLIENGANINEKSNDGWTALIRVSFEGYIDVVKLLIENGADVNIKANDGITALMAASYRKYADVVKLLIESGVDVNAKDKYGKTALMFACQKRCIEIISLLKNAGAKE, via the coding sequence ATGGGCTTAAATTTTTTTAAAAAAGCAGGAGCAAAGAAACAAGCTGCAAAATTAAACGAATCTTTATTGAATGCAGCAAAAAATGGTAATATAGCAGGAGTAAAAGAAGCTTTAGAAAACGGTGCAAATGTTAACACGAAAGATAATAAGGGTATGACTCCCTTAATGTATACTTCTGTAAATGGACAGACAGCGGCAGTAAAGCTATTAATAGAAAACGGTGCAAATATTAATGAAAAATCCAATGACGGTTGGACTGCTTTAATACGGGTTTCTTTTGAAGGATATATAGATGTAGTAAAGCTACTGATAGAAAACGGCGCAGATGTTAATATAAAAGCCAATGATGGTATAACTGCATTAATGGCAGCTTCTTACAGGAAGTATGCGGATGTAGTTAAGCTACTTATAGAAAGCGGGGTGGATGTTAATGCAAAAGATAAATATGGTAAAACTGCTTTAATGTTCGCTTGTCAAAAAAGGTGTATAGAAATAATATCTTTGCTAAAAAACGCTGGCGCAAAAGAATAA
- a CDS encoding biotin transporter BioY translates to MKTRDITYTAIFTALTIVGAQIAIPIGQIPITLQIFFVLLSGLVLGARFGFLSQALYLFMGFMGLPVFAGFTGGVAYIYGPTGGYLIAFPIAAFLVGWISKKRSSTLFYSAASLAGIAVIYIFGWLRLGLFINDLKKAFIVGVAPFVLIDLIKTGVAVAAANKLKKTINF, encoded by the coding sequence ATGAAAACAAGAGATATAACATACACTGCAATATTCACAGCTTTAACAATAGTCGGGGCACAGATAGCAATTCCTATCGGACAGATACCTATCACGCTTCAGATATTTTTTGTTCTGCTTAGCGGGTTGGTATTGGGAGCACGGTTTGGGTTCTTAAGCCAGGCACTTTACCTGTTCATGGGTTTTATGGGGCTTCCCGTTTTTGCGGGATTCACTGGAGGAGTTGCTTATATTTACGGTCCAACGGGAGGGTATTTAATTGCATTCCCCATAGCAGCATTTCTCGTAGGTTGGATAAGTAAAAAAAGGAGCAGCACTTTATTTTATTCAGCAGCGTCACTTGCCGGAATAGCAGTAATATACATATTCGGATGGCTCAGGCTTGGTCTCTTTATAAATGATCTTAAAAAAGCATTTATTGTCGGCGTAGCTCCATTTGTGCTTATAGATTTAATAAAAACAGGAGTGGCTGTAGCCGCAGCAAACAAACTCAAAAAAACAATAAATTTTTAA
- the trpS gene encoding tryptophan--tRNA ligase, with amino-acid sequence MKRVLSGMRSTGKLHIGHLFGALSNYVKLQEQYDSYYFIADLHALTTAYAHTEEIKRNRMEAMLDWLASGIDPEKSTLFIQSKVPEHAYLTLLLSMIVPTPWVERNTTVKEMIRDLNLKENVSYGLLGYPILMTSDIIIYKADYVPVGKDQVHHLEIAREIARRFNSLYGNLFPEPQALLTEFPSIPGIDGRKMSKSLNNDIKIADTEEETTKKIMSAITDPAKIRLHDKGHPEICTIFKYHGVFNKEEVPAIKQDCKSGQLGCVTCKKQCAAKLNELLKEMREKRKSLENNEQKIIEIFEEGSRKAKKVASETLKETLSMMKID; translated from the coding sequence ATGAAAAGAGTTTTAAGCGGTATGAGATCCACCGGGAAATTACATATAGGGCATCTTTTTGGCGCTCTTTCAAACTATGTCAAATTACAGGAGCAGTATGATTCGTACTATTTTATTGCAGATCTTCATGCACTAACGACAGCATATGCCCATACCGAGGAAATAAAGAGAAACAGAATGGAGGCAATGCTTGACTGGCTAGCCTCAGGTATTGACCCCGAAAAAAGCACGCTGTTCATACAGTCAAAAGTTCCTGAACATGCATATCTCACTTTACTTCTCTCGATGATTGTCCCCACTCCATGGGTCGAAAGAAACACGACGGTAAAAGAAATGATAAGAGATTTAAACCTTAAAGAGAATGTATCATATGGACTGCTCGGATATCCAATTCTTATGACATCTGATATTATTATATACAAAGCAGATTATGTGCCAGTGGGAAAAGACCAGGTGCATCATCTTGAAATTGCAAGGGAAATTGCAAGAAGGTTTAACAGTTTATACGGGAATTTGTTTCCTGAGCCACAGGCACTGCTCACAGAATTTCCATCCATTCCGGGAATTGACGGAAGAAAGATGTCAAAGAGTTTAAACAATGACATAAAAATTGCAGATACGGAAGAGGAAACAACAAAGAAAATTATGTCTGCTATTACAGACCCCGCAAAAATACGATTGCATGACAAAGGACATCCCGAAATATGCACCATTTTCAAATATCACGGAGTTTTTAACAAAGAAGAAGTACCCGCGATAAAACAAGATTGTAAGTCAGGGCAATTAGGATGCGTTACCTGCAAAAAACAGTGCGCAGCAAAATTAAATGAGCTTCTCAAAGAAATGCGCGAAAAAAGAAAATCGCTTGAAAACAATGAACAAAAAATTATAGAAATCTTCGAAGAGGGAAGCAGAAAAGCAAAAAAAGTTGCTTCGGAAACATTAAAAGAAACCCTCTCAATGATGAAGATTGATTAA
- a CDS encoding class II aldolase/adducin family protein, with protein sequence MKREIKETIVSIGKRLYERRLNGGYGGNISIKDERVIYITPSGVPKDILLYSDIIVVDFKGNLLEGEGKPSSELLFHVAIYKERRDINAIVHTHPPVATGFAIANMPLQKAIHEEVSLILGEVPVLPYEMTGSKELAKSVVNAFKKYNAVMLANHGVITVGDTPEKAFRRAEELENVCISTLVANTFGGVKEIPADKLKALFSMFYKKK encoded by the coding sequence ATGAAAAGAGAGATAAAAGAAACAATTGTATCAATTGGGAAAAGGCTGTATGAAAGGCGTTTAAATGGTGGATATGGAGGAAATATTTCTATAAAAGACGAGAGAGTGATTTACATTACTCCTTCTGGTGTGCCGAAAGATATTCTTTTATATTCAGATATCATTGTGGTGGATTTTAAAGGAAATTTGCTGGAGGGAGAGGGCAAACCTTCTTCCGAATTATTATTTCATGTTGCTATTTACAAAGAAAGAAGAGACATAAATGCTATTGTGCATACCCATCCACCGGTTGCAACCGGGTTTGCAATTGCTAATATGCCATTGCAAAAAGCGATACATGAAGAAGTATCGCTTATCTTGGGCGAAGTACCAGTACTTCCATATGAAATGACCGGGTCAAAAGAACTTGCAAAAAGTGTAGTAAACGCCTTCAAAAAGTATAATGCAGTCATGCTCGCAAACCATGGAGTAATTACTGTTGGTGATACGCCCGAGAAGGCATTCAGGAGAGCCGAAGAGCTTGAGAATGTTTGCATATCAACTCTTGTTGCCAATACTTTTGGTGGAGTAAAAGAAATACCTGCCGATAAACTCAAAGCGCTATTTTCGATGTTTTATAAGAAGAAATAG